Proteins co-encoded in one Bacillus paramycoides genomic window:
- a CDS encoding DNA translocase FtsK — protein MAKQKQRGTKAKARRTIKPTLYYEIVGLTLFALSIITILQLGVVGKSFVLFFRFFFGEWYIIGVLGVIALSVSFVIKRGWPNLLNKRLIGFYLIVLAILMFSHITLFNLLTKDGAVQNTSVIVSTKDNFFLEMKKGPDSVHLGGGMFGALMFATCYFLFDEVGAYIIGIILVILGILCITNKHIGEVLAPVGRILRSQFQVMQGDYKDWRAKRTAEQTEKKKTTRSTRSKRAAEQEEIVEPMEEISIDPPIISNFTENYPVNEEEDKRIEVEEEELITSPFVEEAPPIEEPKKKRGEKIVESLEGETQAPPMQFSNVENKDYKLPALDILKFPKNKQVTNENAEIYENARKLERTFQSFGVKAKVTKVHRGPAVTKYEVYPDMGVKVSKIVGLSDDLALALAAKDIRIEAPIPGKSAVGIEVPNSEVSMVTLREVLDSKANNHPEEKLLIGLGRDITGEAVLARLNKMPHLLVAGATGSGKSVCINGIIVSILMRAKPHEVKLMMIDPKMVELNVYNGVPHLLTPVVTDPKKASQALKKVVSEMERRYELFAHSGTRNIEGYNDYIKEHNNQSEAKQPELPYIVVIVDELADLMMVASSDVEDAIMRLAQMARAAGIHLIIATQRPSVDVITGVIKANIPSRIAFAVSSQTDSRTILDGGGAEKLLGRGDMLFIPIGASKPVRVQGAFLSDDEVERVVEYVIGQQKAQYQEDMIPQDVPDTKQEVEDELYDEAVQLVVEMQTASVSMLQRRFRVGYTRAARLIDAMEMNGVVGPYEGSKPREVLINDVQEKSS, from the coding sequence ATGGCAAAACAAAAGCAAAGAGGGACGAAGGCAAAGGCAAGACGTACGATAAAGCCAACTTTGTATTATGAAATCGTCGGTTTAACTCTTTTTGCACTTTCAATCATTACGATTTTACAGCTAGGTGTTGTAGGGAAATCGTTTGTGTTATTTTTTCGCTTCTTCTTTGGTGAGTGGTACATAATTGGTGTGTTAGGTGTAATAGCTTTATCAGTTTCATTCGTTATAAAACGTGGATGGCCGAACCTTTTAAATAAACGGCTAATCGGTTTTTATTTAATAGTATTGGCGATATTAATGTTTAGTCATATTACATTATTTAACCTTCTTACGAAAGATGGAGCAGTGCAAAATACTTCTGTTATTGTGAGTACAAAAGATAATTTCTTTCTTGAAATGAAAAAAGGACCAGATAGTGTTCATTTAGGTGGTGGCATGTTTGGTGCGCTTATGTTCGCGACTTGTTACTTCTTATTTGACGAAGTAGGAGCCTATATTATTGGTATTATTTTAGTTATTCTCGGTATACTTTGTATAACAAATAAGCATATTGGAGAAGTATTAGCTCCAGTTGGTAGAATCCTTAGAAGTCAATTTCAAGTGATGCAAGGGGACTATAAAGACTGGAGAGCGAAAAGAACGGCTGAACAAACAGAAAAGAAAAAAACAACGAGAAGCACAAGGAGTAAACGTGCTGCAGAACAAGAAGAAATTGTTGAGCCGATGGAAGAAATCTCAATTGATCCTCCGATTATTTCAAATTTCACTGAAAATTATCCGGTAAATGAAGAAGAGGATAAACGAATTGAAGTAGAGGAAGAGGAGTTAATCACTTCGCCATTTGTCGAAGAAGCTCCGCCAATTGAAGAGCCGAAGAAAAAGCGTGGAGAAAAAATCGTTGAATCGCTAGAGGGAGAAACACAAGCTCCTCCTATGCAATTTTCAAATGTAGAAAATAAAGATTATAAGCTACCTGCACTTGATATATTGAAATTTCCAAAGAATAAGCAAGTTACAAATGAAAACGCGGAAATTTATGAGAATGCTCGTAAATTAGAACGTACTTTCCAAAGCTTTGGAGTGAAAGCGAAAGTAACAAAAGTACATAGAGGTCCTGCAGTTACAAAATATGAAGTGTATCCTGATATGGGAGTAAAGGTAAGCAAAATCGTCGGTTTAAGTGATGATTTAGCGCTTGCTTTAGCTGCGAAGGACATTCGTATTGAAGCACCTATTCCCGGGAAATCAGCTGTAGGAATTGAAGTTCCGAACTCAGAAGTTTCTATGGTAACGCTTAGAGAAGTTCTTGATTCTAAAGCTAATAATCATCCAGAAGAGAAATTATTAATTGGTCTTGGACGAGATATTACAGGTGAAGCTGTATTAGCCCGCTTAAACAAAATGCCTCATTTACTAGTGGCCGGTGCGACAGGTAGTGGGAAAAGTGTATGTATTAACGGTATTATCGTTAGTATTTTAATGCGTGCAAAACCACATGAAGTAAAATTAATGATGATCGATCCGAAAATGGTAGAGTTAAATGTATATAACGGTGTGCCTCATTTATTAACACCAGTTGTAACGGATCCGAAAAAAGCATCACAAGCATTGAAAAAAGTTGTGAGTGAAATGGAGCGCCGTTATGAGTTATTTGCTCATAGTGGCACGCGAAATATTGAAGGATATAATGACTATATAAAAGAGCATAATAATCAATCAGAAGCGAAACAACCGGAATTACCTTATATTGTCGTAATTGTGGACGAGTTAGCAGATTTAATGATGGTTGCTTCATCGGATGTGGAAGATGCGATTATGCGTCTAGCACAAATGGCTCGTGCGGCTGGTATTCATTTAATTATCGCAACGCAGCGTCCATCAGTTGATGTTATTACGGGAGTTATTAAAGCGAATATTCCATCGCGTATTGCATTCGCTGTATCTTCTCAAACAGATTCTCGTACAATTCTTGACGGTGGTGGTGCAGAGAAACTACTAGGTCGTGGAGATATGCTGTTTATACCAATTGGTGCATCGAAGCCTGTACGTGTACAAGGTGCGTTTTTATCAGATGATGAAGTTGAGAGAGTTGTAGAATATGTTATTGGTCAGCAAAAAGCGCAATATCAAGAAGATATGATTCCGCAAGATGTTCCTGATACGAAGCAGGAAGTAGAAGATGAATTATATGATGAAGCAGTTCAGCTCGTAGTGGAAATGCAAACAGCATCTGTTTCTATGTTGCAACGTAGGTTTAGAGTTGGTTATACGCGAGCTGCCCGTTTAATTGATGCAATGGAAATGAATGGTGTAGTAGGTCCGTATGAAGGTAGTAAACCACGAGAAGTGCTCATTAATGATGTACAAGAAAAAAGTTCATAA
- the tepA gene encoding translocation-enhancing protein TepA yields MTERDRYTNEEKEAEPKETGKEASIVEKIQQLGQTNVPQMNESRIHCLTIVGQVEGHVQLPPQNKTTKYEHIIPQIVAIEQNPKIEGLLLVLNTVGGDVEAGLAISEMVASLSKPTVSLVLGGGHSIGVPIAVSTDYSFIAETATMTIHPIRLTGLVIGVPQTFEYLDKMQERVIRFVTKHSKVTEDRFKELMFAKGNLTRDIGTNVIGGDAVKYGLIDDVGGIGNAIRKLNELIDGRADDSAEGKMLQ; encoded by the coding sequence ATGACAGAACGTGATCGTTATACAAATGAAGAGAAAGAGGCTGAACCGAAAGAAACTGGAAAAGAAGCTTCAATAGTGGAAAAAATTCAACAGCTTGGACAAACGAATGTACCACAAATGAATGAATCACGTATTCATTGTTTAACAATTGTTGGACAGGTGGAAGGTCATGTTCAGTTGCCACCGCAAAATAAAACAACGAAATATGAGCATATTATTCCGCAAATTGTTGCGATTGAACAAAATCCGAAAATTGAAGGCTTGCTTTTAGTGTTAAATACAGTTGGAGGTGACGTTGAAGCTGGGCTAGCAATTTCTGAGATGGTCGCTTCACTTTCAAAACCGACAGTATCTTTAGTTTTAGGCGGAGGGCATTCTATTGGTGTACCGATTGCCGTTTCTACGGACTATTCATTTATTGCGGAAACTGCGACGATGACAATTCATCCGATTCGTCTAACAGGTCTTGTTATAGGTGTGCCGCAAACATTTGAGTATTTAGATAAAATGCAAGAAAGAGTCATTCGATTTGTGACGAAGCATTCGAAAGTAACGGAAGATCGTTTTAAAGAGCTTATGTTTGCGAAAGGGAATTTAACGCGAGATATTGGTACGAATGTAATTGGTGGAGATGCAGTGAAGTATGGCCTTATAGATGATGTCGGTGGTATCGGAAATGCGATTCGAAAATTAAACGAATTAATAGATGGTCGCGCGGATGATAGTGCAGAAGGGAAAATGTTACAATGA
- a CDS encoding YlzJ-like family protein, protein MILYTIMPEQLVYPADYSQCESQKVVNINGVELMVSEEEHGYYSIVRVLSTDPFHYLEFEPGQKITF, encoded by the coding sequence ATGATTTTATATACAATTATGCCAGAGCAACTCGTGTATCCAGCCGATTATTCGCAATGTGAAAGTCAAAAAGTCGTAAATATAAATGGTGTTGAATTAATGGTTTCAGAAGAAGAACATGGGTATTATTCGATTGTGCGTGTACTAAGTACGGATCCGTTTCACTACTTAGAGTTTGAGCCTGGACAGAAAATAACCTTTTAG